From one Alosa alosa isolate M-15738 ecotype Scorff River chromosome 5, AALO_Geno_1.1, whole genome shotgun sequence genomic stretch:
- the LOC125294955 gene encoding tripartite motif-containing protein 16-like: protein MAEAISCNQELFTCPICLDLLKDPVTIPCGHNYCMGCIKGCWDQEDQKGVYSCPQCRQTFNPRPVLNKNNVFAELVEQIRKTRVQSLAPAPVECYTAGDVDCDVCTGRKLKAVKSCLECLLSYCENHYKSHNELFPGRKHKVVDATGQLQERICTQHEKPLEIFCRTDQSCVCFLCMVDEHKGHDNVSASAGRKEKQTHLEETQRRFQQRILKREKELQELKKAVETIKSSAQTAVEDSEQIFTEMIRSIERRRSEVKELIRAQEKAQVSQAEVLLKQLEEEIAELKRRDAELDQLSHTQDHIHFLKTFQSVSNTPTDVSSIYVNQSLSFEAVKKSVASLKGHLEDFCKEEVMKISAAVTEVQAILPLEPTTREEFLQYSCYFTLDPNTAQGNLHLSEGNRRVKKRSHLWSYPDHTERFDTLYAVLCREGVSARCYWEIEWSGEWVNIAVSYKSISRKGQGIQCEFGGNDQSWRLCLTSSSSSFWHNNEVTILPLVTSPRVGVYVDHRAGTLAFYSISDTVTFLHRVQTTFTDTLYPGFWLDYSSSVKLL from the exons ATGGCAGAGGCGATATCATGTAATCAAGAACTTTTTACATGTCCTATTTGTTTGGATCTGCTGAAAGATCCAGTGACTATTCCCTGTGGACACAATTACTGCATGGGCTGCATTAAGGGCTGCTGGGATCAGGAAGATCAGAAGGGAGTCTACAGCTGCCCCCAGTGCAGACAGACGTTTAATCCAAGACCCGttttaaacaaaaataatgtttttgctgAGCTTGTGGAGCAGATAAGGAAGACCAGAGTTCAATCTCTTGCTCCTGCTCCTGTTGAATGTTATACGGCTGGAGATGTGGATTGTGACGTCTGCACTGGGAGAAAATTAAAAGCTGTGAAGTCCTGTCTGGAGTGTCTGTTGTCTTACTGTGAAAATCACTATAAATCTCACAATGAACTTTTTCCTGGACGAAAACACAAGGTGGTTGATGCCACAGGTCAGCTACAGGAGAGGATCTGCACCCAGCATGAGAAGCCTCTGGAGATATTTTGTCGTACAGACCAGAGTTGTGTCTGTTTTCTCTGCATGGTGGATGAACACAAAGGCCATGACAATGTGTCAGCCTCtgcagggagaaaggagaaacaG acacacttggaAGAGACTCAAAGGAGATTTCAGCAGAGAAtcctgaagagagagaaggagctgcAGGAGCTGAAGAAGGCTGTGGAGACTATCAAG AGTTCTGCACAGACAGCAGTGGAGGACAGTGAGCAGATCTTCACTGAGATGATCCGCTCCATTGAGAGAAGGCGCTCTGAGGTGAAAGAGCTGATCAGAGCTCAGGAGAAGGCTCAGGTGAGTCAGGCTGAAGTACTCCTGAAGCAACTGGAGGAGGAGATTGCTGagctgaagaggagagatgCTGAGCTGGAccagctttcacacacacaggatcacaTCCATTTCCTTAAG ACTTTCCAGTCAGTGAGCAACACACCTACAGATGTATCCAGCATCTATGTTAACCAAAGCCTTTCTTTTGAGGCTGTGAAGAAATCTGTCGCTTCGCTAAAGGGACATCTGGAGGATTTCTGCAAAGAGGAAGTCATGAAGATATCTGCAGCAG TGACTGAAGTCCAGGCTATTTTGCCTTTGGAACCTACAACCAGAGAGGAATTCCTACAAT ACTCCTGTTACTTCACACTGGATCCAAACACAGCACAAGGAAACCTCCATCTGTCTGAGGGGAACAGGAGGGTGAAGAAGAGATCCCATCTCTGGTCATATCCTGATCATACAGAGAGATTTGATACATTGTATGCGGTGTTGTGTAGAGAGGGTGTGTCTGCACGCTGCTACTGGGAGATTGAATGGAGTGGGGAGTGGGTCAATATAGCAGTCTCATATAAAAGCATCAGCAGGAAAGGACAGGGTATTCAGTGTGAGTTTGGAGGTAATGATCAGTCCTGGAGGCTGTGCCTCACCAGCTCCAGCTCCTCATTCTGGCACAATAATGAAGTGACTATACTCCCTCTAGTGACCAGCCCCAGAGTAGGAGTGTATGTGGATCACAGGGCAGGAACTCTGGCCTTCTACAGCATCTCTGACACAGTAACCTTCCTGCACAGAGTCCAGACCACATTCACTGACACACTCTACCCTGGGTTTTGGCTAGATTATAGCTCATCAGTGAAGCTGTTGTGA